From Candidatus Polarisedimenticolaceae bacterium, a single genomic window includes:
- a CDS encoding ABC transporter permease, whose amino-acid sequence MSHLQQAALVARWEFRRYFKWKDQLLGILFFLVVSAVLGGALTVAGARGRTIVVSVSGVALEAPAEGRFRFVPASPDRATDVSALREGEIQGILSRDAGGAFELVVEKDPRYRVELAALLHDVVRRERLAEAGLAPETLARIVAEPPLAVRFLDPSVERRGKAEKIAAGVFIGVFLTAAFTSMAYVLTGITGEKQLRVTESVLSAIPPQAWIDGKIVGIAAYSLVGVANMAVGSLLVFGALSLTSGFALPAAAVRPSVLVTLVATTILGLLLWNAFFAAVAATLDDPNTSSRSSLLMLPVIPVVLSIAVIRDPDGGIARFLSLFPLTSAPALPMRQVLSDPGIVEIVLSLALLAASVWMVRGAAGRIFEIGMLMYGKEPTIAEVLRWARGAGRDR is encoded by the coding sequence GTGAGCCACCTGCAGCAGGCCGCGCTCGTCGCCCGGTGGGAGTTCCGCCGCTATTTCAAGTGGAAAGACCAGCTGCTCGGAATCCTCTTCTTCCTCGTCGTCAGCGCGGTTCTCGGCGGCGCGTTGACGGTTGCGGGCGCCAGGGGCCGCACCATCGTCGTTTCGGTTTCCGGCGTCGCGCTCGAGGCGCCGGCCGAGGGCCGATTCCGCTTCGTCCCCGCGTCGCCGGATCGGGCGACCGATGTCTCCGCCCTGCGCGAGGGGGAGATCCAGGGAATCCTGTCGAGGGACGCGGGCGGGGCGTTCGAGCTCGTCGTCGAGAAGGACCCCAGGTACCGGGTGGAGCTCGCGGCCCTGCTGCACGACGTCGTGCGCCGCGAGCGTCTGGCCGAGGCCGGGCTCGCTCCCGAGACGCTCGCACGCATCGTGGCCGAGCCTCCTCTCGCGGTCCGATTCCTCGATCCCTCGGTCGAGCGGCGCGGCAAAGCGGAGAAGATCGCCGCCGGGGTGTTCATCGGAGTCTTCCTGACGGCGGCGTTCACGAGCATGGCCTACGTCCTCACGGGGATCACCGGGGAAAAGCAGCTGCGCGTGACCGAGTCCGTCCTCTCCGCGATCCCGCCGCAGGCCTGGATCGACGGGAAGATCGTCGGGATCGCCGCGTATTCCCTCGTCGGCGTGGCCAACATGGCGGTCGGAAGCCTGCTCGTCTTCGGGGCCTTGAGCCTCACCTCGGGCTTCGCGCTCCCCGCCGCCGCCGTGCGCCCGTCGGTCCTGGTCACGCTCGTCGCGACGACGATCCTCGGGCTTCTCCTCTGGAACGCCTTCTTCGCCGCGGTGGCCGCCACGCTCGACGATCCCAACACGTCGAGCCGTTCGTCGCTCCTGATGCTCCCCGTCATCCCGGTCGTCCTCTCGATCGCGGTGATCCGCGATCCCGACGGGGGGATCGCCCGGTTCTTGTCGCTTTTCCCGTTGACCAGCGCCCCCGCACTGCCGATGCGCCAGGTCCTCTCCGATCCGGGCATCGTGGAGATCGTCCTCTCCCTCGCGCTGCTGGCCGCATCGGTGTGGATGGTCCGCGGCGCGGCGGGACGGATCTTCGAGATCGGAATGCTGATGTACGGCAAGGAGCCGACGATCGCGGAGGTGTTGCGCTGGGCGCGGGGCGCGGGGAGGGATCGGTGA
- a CDS encoding ATP-binding cassette domain-containing protein — protein MHPRVLLVRGVSKRFVGRPAVENLSFEVHEGEVFALLGPNGAGKTTTVRMIVGILAPDEGRIELSAAGHDPRATAERIGYLPEDRGLYRDVPVLRTLVHFGRLRGLERREAEARARAWLERVGLLDRIDDRVDALSKGNQQRVQLIASILHRPALAILDEPFSGLDPLSQDFFVDLVRGLRDQGTTVLLSAHQMDLVERVADRVLLLNRGREILSGSMAELRDRLDSRPRVRLTLDPGASVDALRSDPDVDALESVQGDGEVLLTLSAGAELPRFLARAVGATPIRGLATERPRLHDVFVRAVRADDASLGGGEG, from the coding sequence GTGCATCCTCGCGTTCTGCTGGTTCGCGGAGTCTCGAAGCGGTTCGTCGGCCGCCCGGCGGTGGAGAACCTCTCCTTCGAGGTGCACGAGGGGGAAGTGTTCGCGCTGCTCGGCCCGAACGGGGCGGGGAAGACGACGACCGTTCGCATGATCGTGGGTATCCTCGCCCCCGACGAGGGCCGCATCGAGCTCTCGGCGGCCGGGCACGACCCGCGCGCGACGGCGGAACGCATCGGGTACCTCCCCGAGGACCGCGGACTCTATCGGGACGTTCCCGTCCTGCGAACGCTCGTGCATTTCGGCAGGCTTCGCGGTCTCGAGCGTCGTGAGGCGGAGGCCCGCGCCCGCGCGTGGCTCGAGCGGGTGGGGCTCCTCGACCGGATCGACGATCGCGTCGACGCGTTGTCGAAGGGAAACCAGCAGCGCGTGCAGCTGATCGCCTCGATCCTCCACCGTCCGGCCCTCGCGATTCTCGACGAGCCCTTCTCCGGTCTCGATCCGCTCAGCCAGGACTTCTTCGTCGATCTGGTGCGCGGCCTTCGGGACCAGGGGACCACGGTGCTGCTCTCCGCACACCAGATGGACCTCGTCGAGCGCGTGGCGGACCGGGTCCTCCTCCTCAACCGCGGGCGCGAGATCCTCTCGGGCTCCATGGCCGAGCTGCGCGACCGCCTGGACTCCCGCCCGCGCGTGAGGCTGACGCTCGATCCGGGAGCGTCGGTCGACGCGCTCCGGTCCGATCCCGACGTCGACGCGCTCGAGTCGGTGCAAGGCGACGGCGAGGTGCTCCTGACCCTGAGCGCCGGCGCGGAGCTCCCTCGGTTCCTCGCGAGGGCCGTCGGCGCAACGCCGATCCGGGGCTTGGCCACCGAGCGTCCACGGCTGCACGACGTCTTCGTGCGCGCGGTACGCGCGGACGACGCGAGCCTGGGAGGAGGTGAGGGGTGA
- a CDS encoding 2-dehydropantoate 2-reductase — translation MRIAILGAGGVGGYYGARLAAAGHDVWFLARGEHAATMRRSGLRVRSELGDLRLERVAVFGDPAEVATVQLLIVAVKLGDTASILPSIPALLGAEGVVLSLQNGVDKDDALVDAAGAGRVLGAVTYILANRPEPGVIVHTGKVQRIVVGELGGGESDRVRRVVEVLSSAGIDAVASPDIRRATWEKFVFLASVSGMTAATRATIGEVRAHPATRALLRDAMLEIAALARAEGVAIDDAFVDDRMRFVDTLPAEGRSSMANDLLRGAPLEIEWLSGAVVRRGERAGVPTPVHRGLHAALALHAQGTRSPSAGSDAAASTRRQSS, via the coding sequence GTGAGGATCGCCATCCTGGGAGCGGGAGGGGTCGGCGGGTACTACGGCGCGCGCCTCGCCGCGGCCGGGCACGACGTGTGGTTCCTCGCGCGCGGGGAGCACGCGGCGACGATGCGCCGGTCGGGCCTGCGGGTCCGAAGCGAGCTCGGGGACCTCCGCCTCGAGCGGGTCGCGGTCTTCGGCGATCCGGCCGAGGTGGCCACCGTGCAGCTCCTGATCGTGGCGGTGAAACTGGGCGACACGGCCTCGATCCTCCCGTCGATCCCTGCGCTGCTAGGAGCGGAAGGCGTGGTCCTCTCGCTGCAGAACGGCGTGGACAAGGACGACGCGCTCGTGGACGCGGCGGGGGCCGGCCGCGTCCTCGGCGCCGTCACGTACATCCTTGCGAACCGCCCCGAACCCGGCGTGATCGTGCATACGGGAAAGGTCCAGCGGATCGTGGTGGGGGAGCTCGGCGGCGGCGAGTCCGACCGCGTGCGCCGCGTCGTCGAAGTCCTCTCGTCCGCGGGGATCGACGCGGTCGCGAGCCCCGACATCCGCCGGGCGACCTGGGAGAAGTTCGTCTTCCTGGCCTCCGTGAGCGGGATGACCGCCGCGACGCGTGCGACCATCGGGGAGGTGCGCGCCCATCCGGCGACGAGAGCCCTCCTGCGCGACGCGATGCTGGAGATCGCCGCCCTCGCGCGCGCGGAAGGGGTCGCGATCGACGACGCCTTCGTCGACGACCGGATGCGGTTCGTCGACACCCTTCCCGCGGAAGGACGCTCGTCGATGGCGAACGACCTCCTTCGCGGCGCCCCCCTGGAGATCGAGTGGCTCAGCGGCGCCGTCGTGCGGCGCGGGGAGCGGGCGGGCGTTCCGACGCCGGTGCACCGGGGGTTGCACGCGGCGCTGGCCCTTCACGCTCAGGGGACGCGATCCCCGAGCGCGGGATCCGACGCCGCGGCCTCGACGCGACGGCAGTCTTCGTAG